A stretch of Chitinophaga caeni DNA encodes these proteins:
- a CDS encoding IS3 family transposase encodes MKDHQAEFDVEKMCKVFKVSRSGYYAWSIRKPSKLSLYRQVLCKGVEDIYHKSKGRYGSPKIVAELRSMGLHASRPRVARIMKDKGFRSIITGKFKVCTTDSNHKLEVSANILNREFTARAPSEKWVSDLTYIRTKNGWLYLTAIMDLFDRRIVGWSMSTGMTTRETTVAAWNMAIRNRSVAPNMVFHSDRGVQYASEEFRDLLKGNSVQQSMSRKGNCWDNAVMENFFKILKSETGHHTVYDSVEVAKKELFEFIEIWYNRQRRHSILGYLPPEEFSKSILKKAA; translated from the coding sequence ATAAAGGACCATCAGGCAGAATTTGATGTCGAGAAGATGTGCAAGGTGTTCAAAGTAAGCCGTAGTGGCTATTATGCCTGGTCAATAAGAAAACCATCAAAACTTTCCCTGTACAGGCAAGTGCTTTGCAAGGGAGTTGAAGATATCTACCACAAAAGCAAAGGCAGATACGGCAGCCCTAAAATAGTTGCCGAACTTAGGTCTATGGGACTGCATGCCTCCAGGCCCAGGGTGGCCAGGATCATGAAGGACAAAGGGTTTCGCAGTATTATTACAGGCAAGTTCAAAGTATGCACGACAGATTCTAACCATAAACTGGAAGTGTCGGCCAATATCCTCAATAGAGAATTTACTGCCAGGGCACCATCAGAGAAATGGGTTTCTGATCTGACTTACATCCGGACAAAAAACGGATGGCTTTACTTAACAGCCATCATGGACCTGTTTGACAGAAGGATTGTTGGATGGTCCATGAGTACAGGTATGACAACCAGGGAGACTACTGTTGCTGCCTGGAATATGGCGATTAGAAATAGATCCGTGGCACCCAATATGGTTTTTCACTCAGACAGAGGTGTACAGTATGCCAGTGAGGAGTTCAGAGATCTGCTAAAAGGCAACTCTGTACAACAGAGTATGAGTAGAAAGGGCAACTGCTGGGATAATGCTGTAATGGAGAACTTCTTCAAGATACTTAAATCAGAAACCGGCCACCATACTGTATATGATTCAGTAGAAGTCGCAAAAAAAGAGCTGTTTGAGTTCATCGAAATATGGTATAACAGGCAGCGAAGGCATTCAATATTAGGGTATTTGCCACCCGAAGAATTTAGTAAATCTATTCTAAAAAAAGCAGCTTAA
- the panB gene encoding 3-methyl-2-oxobutanoate hydroxymethyltransferase, with amino-acid sequence MSVNKEIRRVTTHVLQKMKHDGERISMLTAYDFSMAKIFDDAGMDILLVGDSASNVMAGHETTLPITLDQMIYHAASVVRAIKRSFVVVDLPFGSYQGNSKEALNSTIRIMKETGAHGIKIEGGEEIIESVKRIISAGVPVMGHLGLTPQSIYKFGTYAVRATEDAEAQKLLKDAQLLQEAGCFAIVLEKIPALLAKQVAETLEIPVIGIGAGKYVDGQVLVMHDMLGINKEFKPRFLRRYLNLYDDIYNATQQYINDIKDRDFPNDSEQY; translated from the coding sequence ATGTCGGTAAATAAAGAGATTAGAAGAGTGACAACCCATGTTTTACAAAAAATGAAACATGATGGGGAAAGGATTAGCATGCTTACAGCCTACGATTTTTCCATGGCCAAGATTTTTGATGATGCCGGGATGGATATTTTACTGGTCGGTGATTCAGCCTCCAACGTTATGGCAGGCCATGAAACAACCTTGCCGATTACGCTGGATCAAATGATTTACCATGCGGCATCCGTAGTCAGGGCCATAAAAAGAAGTTTCGTCGTAGTTGATTTACCTTTCGGTTCTTACCAAGGTAACTCCAAGGAAGCGCTGAACTCTACTATCCGGATCATGAAGGAAACCGGGGCGCACGGCATCAAGATCGAAGGTGGTGAAGAGATTATCGAATCAGTTAAAAGGATTATTTCGGCGGGTGTGCCCGTCATGGGGCACTTGGGCTTGACCCCGCAGTCTATTTATAAATTCGGAACTTATGCCGTTAGGGCAACGGAAGATGCCGAGGCGCAAAAGTTGCTAAAAGACGCACAATTATTACAGGAAGCAGGTTGTTTCGCGATAGTTTTGGAGAAAATCCCCGCTTTATTGGCTAAGCAAGTGGCGGAAACCCTCGAAATTCCCGTAATCGGGATCGGCGCCGGTAAATATGTTGACGGGCAAGTTTTAGTCATGCACGATATGCTGGGAATCAACAAGGAATTTAAACCGCGTTTCTTACGTCGCTATTTGAACCTATACGATGATATTTATAATGCTACCCAGCAATATATAAACGATATTAAAGACCGGGATTTCCCGAATGATTCTGAACAATACTAG
- a CDS encoding DUF1338 domain-containing protein, producing the protein MTTLEIVLDGLMTRYKQRVPDVPAIIDAMIQEGIIEKASDIENDHIAFRTMGVEHLGIQSFEKIFLHLGYTKKDYYYFPAKQLDAYWYAPPSNEYPRIFISELRVKDLNEQTQRLIKSYTNEVSADPVDNLDLDNGNAIDTFLHSALWRTPTLADYKELSAVSEYAAWVIYNRYYLNHFTISVHNLKPGYNTVDEFNEFLKSKGFKLNNSGGETKKSPDGLLLQSSTVARMIEATFANGESEKIPGSYVEFAERKVLPQFAQLPANEIKREHRREGFEANNADKIFESTYSAQTGR; encoded by the coding sequence ATGACTACATTAGAGATCGTTCTAGATGGACTAATGACACGTTACAAGCAACGCGTACCCGATGTACCGGCAATTATTGATGCCATGATCCAAGAAGGGATTATTGAGAAAGCATCAGATATTGAAAATGACCATATCGCTTTCCGCACGATGGGCGTAGAACACCTGGGCATACAATCCTTTGAAAAGATTTTTTTACACCTGGGATATACTAAAAAGGATTATTATTATTTTCCTGCCAAACAACTAGATGCATATTGGTATGCACCTCCAAGCAACGAATACCCCAGGATCTTTATCAGTGAACTGCGGGTGAAAGACTTAAATGAACAGACGCAGCGATTAATAAAAAGCTATACAAATGAAGTGTCGGCAGATCCTGTTGATAATTTAGATTTAGATAATGGGAACGCAATCGATACATTCTTGCATAGCGCATTGTGGAGAACTCCAACCTTGGCCGATTATAAAGAATTATCTGCGGTGAGCGAATATGCTGCCTGGGTCATTTATAACCGTTACTATTTGAATCATTTCACGATCTCCGTTCATAACTTGAAACCGGGCTATAATACAGTAGATGAATTCAACGAATTTTTGAAATCGAAAGGATTTAAACTCAATAATTCCGGCGGAGAAACCAAGAAAAGTCCCGATGGGTTGCTACTTCAAAGCTCAACCGTGGCCAGGATGATAGAAGCAACTTTTGCTAACGGGGAAAGCGAAAAAATTCCCGGATCATACGTTGAATTTGCAGAAAGAAAAGTATTACCGCAATTTGCCCAACTCCCGGCTAATGAAATTAAAAGAGAGCACCGCCGGGAAGGCTTCGAAGCTAACAATGCCGACAAAATATTTGAAAGCACTTATTCGGCTCAAACCGGGCGTTAG
- a CDS encoding lysylphosphatidylglycerol synthase transmembrane domain-containing protein, with amino-acid sequence MQSTSNLPSGKAPISGILKNLAKFALFLGLGVLLIWLALKDISEENRHLVIDSFKAANYWLVIPAFIIGFFSHFVRATRWKLIMHSLGYNPSTWNTFFAVMIGYLTNLAVPRLGEVARCGVLARYEKLPADKLVGTMIAERAVDLLCLGLLFVITILSQLGLVSDFLQDEILGPLKDKVMAMSALKLSLVFIGLLIFILIILFLLRKFSHSKTAIKLKELIRGVWDGILSITTMERKGMFVFQSLLIWFLYFAMMYVGFYTMGETSHLGVKAAMSLLAFGSIGMIVTPGGIGAYPLLIEKTLSIYKVAQVPAFAFGWIIWGAQTILILILGLLSFALLPIYNRKRVNSNSL; translated from the coding sequence ATGCAGTCAACGTCTAATCTACCGAGCGGTAAAGCCCCAATTTCCGGAATACTTAAAAACTTGGCGAAGTTTGCCCTGTTTTTAGGACTCGGTGTGTTGCTGATTTGGCTGGCGTTGAAAGATATCAGCGAGGAAAACCGTCACCTGGTTATTGATTCGTTTAAAGCAGCCAATTATTGGCTGGTGATCCCCGCATTTATTATCGGTTTTTTTAGCCATTTCGTGAGGGCTACCCGTTGGAAGCTGATCATGCATTCGCTGGGCTATAACCCTTCTACCTGGAATACTTTTTTCGCGGTCATGATCGGGTATTTAACCAATCTTGCCGTACCCAGGCTCGGAGAAGTGGCCCGTTGCGGCGTACTGGCCCGGTATGAAAAGCTTCCGGCAGATAAATTGGTTGGAACGATGATCGCTGAAAGGGCAGTTGACTTACTTTGTTTGGGCTTGCTATTTGTGATCACGATTCTTTCGCAATTGGGATTGGTTTCCGATTTCCTCCAGGACGAGATCCTCGGTCCATTGAAAGATAAAGTAATGGCGATGAGCGCCTTGAAACTATCCCTGGTTTTTATCGGCCTGCTTATCTTTATACTAATAATTCTATTCCTGCTCCGTAAATTTTCCCATTCCAAAACAGCTATCAAGTTAAAAGAGTTGATCCGGGGTGTATGGGATGGCATTTTGTCTATCACCACGATGGAGCGTAAGGGCATGTTCGTCTTCCAATCGCTGTTGATCTGGTTTCTTTATTTCGCCATGATGTACGTTGGTTTTTACACGATGGGAGAAACGAGTCACCTCGGGGTGAAAGCTGCCATGTCATTATTGGCATTCGGAAGTATCGGGATGATCGTAACACCGGGTGGTATCGGCGCGTACCCGTTACTGATAGAGAAAACCTTATCTATTTACAAGGTGGCGCAAGTGCCGGCATTCGCTTTCGGCTGGATCATCTGGGGTGCGCAAACCATCTTGATTCTCATTTTGGGCCTATTATCATTTGCCCTTTTACCTATTTACAACAGGAAGAGGGTTAATTCAAATTCACTTTAA
- the panD gene encoding aspartate 1-decarboxylase codes for MQIELLKSKIHRAVVTEANLQYVGSITIDEALMDAANLIEYEKVQVLNVNNGERLETYVIKGKRDSGVICLNGPAARLVAPGDIVIIISYATMDFEEAKQYKPIAVFPKEGNKL; via the coding sequence ATGCAAATTGAACTATTAAAAAGTAAGATTCACAGGGCCGTTGTTACAGAAGCTAACCTGCAATACGTTGGAAGTATCACGATAGATGAAGCCCTGATGGATGCCGCTAACTTGATTGAATACGAGAAAGTTCAAGTGCTCAATGTCAATAACGGGGAACGCCTTGAAACCTATGTTATCAAGGGTAAAAGGGATTCCGGTGTCATCTGTTTGAATGGCCCCGCTGCCCGCCTGGTGGCTCCCGGCGACATCGTCATCATCATTTCCTATGCTACGATGGATTTTGAAGAGGCTAAACAATATAAGCCGATTGCCGTTTTTCCTAAGGAAGGAAACAAACTCTAA
- the panC gene encoding pantoate--beta-alanine ligase, whose protein sequence is MYLFKTKNDLNAFLETYKKEGKKIGFVPTMGALHDGHLALVTKARIECDLVVASIFVNPTQFNDPKDFEKYPVTIDQDILKLESAWTDVLFLPSVSEMYPEGINAPHQVYDFGYLETVLEGAYRPGHFQGVGMIVHKLLDLVQPTRLYMGQKDFQQCMIIRKLLEITGMPTELVVVPTKREPNGLAMSSRNMRLSPEEKALSIALYNGLNEIKQNFNQQPISELTMLVSNNLQSIGFQVDYVSIVNSETFEVLDEKIDGKMVGLIAAKIGEIRLIDNMYLN, encoded by the coding sequence ATGTATCTATTTAAGACAAAAAATGACTTGAACGCGTTCCTGGAAACGTATAAAAAGGAAGGGAAAAAAATAGGTTTCGTACCCACGATGGGCGCCTTACATGACGGGCATTTGGCCCTGGTTACCAAGGCCCGCATTGAATGCGACCTGGTGGTGGCCAGCATCTTCGTAAATCCAACTCAATTTAACGATCCGAAAGATTTTGAAAAATACCCCGTTACCATTGACCAAGATATCTTGAAACTTGAGTCTGCCTGGACCGATGTCCTGTTTTTACCATCCGTGTCGGAAATGTATCCTGAGGGTATTAATGCGCCACATCAAGTTTATGATTTCGGTTACCTGGAAACAGTGCTGGAAGGCGCCTACCGCCCCGGTCATTTTCAAGGCGTCGGTATGATCGTTCATAAACTCCTGGATCTTGTTCAACCGACAAGGCTCTACATGGGACAGAAAGATTTCCAGCAATGTATGATCATCAGGAAGCTTTTGGAAATTACCGGCATGCCTACCGAACTGGTAGTCGTGCCCACTAAAAGGGAACCGAACGGCCTCGCAATGAGCAGCCGGAATATGAGGTTAAGTCCCGAAGAAAAAGCGCTCTCTATAGCGCTTTACAATGGCCTGAATGAAATAAAGCAAAACTTTAATCAACAGCCTATAAGTGAATTAACCATGTTGGTAAGTAACAACTTACAATCTATTGGTTTTCAAGTGGATTATGTTTCAATTGTAAATAGCGAAACCTTCGAGGTACTGGATGAAAAAATTGATGGTAAGATGGTAGGATTGATCGCTGCCAAGATAGGTGAAATTAGATTAATAGATAATATGTATTTAAATTAA
- a CDS encoding glycogen/starch synthase has product MSTKKRILFIAQEMSPYLELSDYAAMVNKMAIKSNEAGLEVRVIMPRFGVINERRHRLHEVVRLSGINIVIDNDDYPLIIKVASLPNARLQVYFLDNEDYFKRKHVFADEQGKFYDDNAARSIFFCKGALETVKKFGWPPDIIHCSGWMTSLIPLYLKTAYKKEPVFANAKTVYSLEPNSFKEKLGASFLKKAAISNQVKEKDLEPYKEGTNAALNKGAVKYSDAIILAGEKVDKKTVDEAKAEKGKIILPYKKDNEDLADYLQLYTQLNGK; this is encoded by the coding sequence ATGTCCACAAAGAAAAGAATTCTTTTTATTGCCCAGGAGATGTCGCCTTACTTAGAGTTAAGTGATTATGCGGCCATGGTTAATAAGATGGCGATCAAATCAAACGAAGCCGGATTGGAAGTGAGGGTCATCATGCCAAGATTTGGTGTAATTAACGAGAGAAGGCACCGATTACATGAAGTTGTAAGGCTATCAGGGATCAATATTGTTATTGATAATGACGATTACCCGCTGATCATTAAAGTAGCCTCATTGCCGAATGCCCGTTTGCAGGTATATTTCTTGGACAACGAGGATTATTTCAAGAGGAAGCACGTTTTCGCAGATGAACAGGGTAAGTTTTACGACGATAATGCCGCCCGTTCAATTTTCTTTTGCAAAGGAGCCCTGGAAACAGTTAAAAAATTTGGATGGCCGCCGGACATTATCCATTGCAGCGGCTGGATGACTTCCCTGATTCCATTGTATCTCAAAACTGCTTATAAAAAAGAACCCGTATTTGCCAACGCTAAGACGGTTTATTCCTTGGAGCCCAACTCTTTCAAGGAAAAATTAGGGGCCAGCTTCCTGAAAAAAGCGGCCATCAGTAACCAGGTCAAAGAAAAAGACCTCGAACCTTACAAGGAGGGAACCAATGCAGCCTTGAACAAAGGCGCTGTTAAATATTCGGATGCCATCATATTAGCAGGTGAAAAAGTGGATAAGAAAACCGTAGACGAAGCCAAAGCTGAAAAAGGTAAAATCATCCTTCCTTACAAGAAGGACAATGAAGATTTAGCAGATTACCTGCAATTATACACCCAATTGAACGGTAAATAA
- a CDS encoding Ppx/GppA phosphatase family protein — translation MKLAAIDIGSNAARLLISDASPNLNGEMDFTKVNLVRVPLRLGFDVFTKGRISDKKADNLVNTIKAYKHLLEVYEVKYLKACATSAMRDAENGAQVMERVQQETGLNIHIISGQEEATYIYENHVAENLDKTKSYLYIDVGGGSTELTYFSGNSLQKKASFNIGTIRILQNQVTEDHWQQLKDFVKTNLKPADNLVAIGSGGNINKVFSLSKRKEGKPLSIQTLKDYLKEFSSFSVEERIHVYNLREDRADVIVPALQIYVNIMRWGNIEEIYVPKIGLADGLIHALYNEISAHS, via the coding sequence ATGAAGTTAGCTGCAATTGATATCGGTTCCAATGCCGCAAGATTATTGATCTCGGATGCATCCCCGAATTTGAACGGTGAAATGGATTTTACCAAAGTAAACCTGGTGAGGGTGCCATTGAGATTGGGTTTTGACGTTTTTACCAAGGGGCGTATCTCGGACAAAAAAGCCGATAACCTCGTTAATACGATCAAGGCATATAAACATTTACTGGAAGTGTACGAGGTAAAGTACCTAAAGGCTTGCGCCACTTCCGCCATGAGGGATGCTGAAAACGGTGCCCAGGTCATGGAACGTGTGCAGCAGGAAACCGGCTTAAATATCCATATCATTTCCGGGCAGGAAGAAGCTACCTATATTTATGAGAACCATGTCGCGGAAAATCTAGATAAAACAAAATCTTACCTATATATAGATGTCGGCGGTGGTAGTACCGAGTTGACCTATTTCAGCGGGAATTCATTACAAAAGAAAGCCTCCTTTAATATCGGGACGATCAGGATTTTGCAGAACCAGGTGACGGAAGATCATTGGCAACAATTAAAGGACTTCGTAAAAACAAATTTAAAACCGGCCGATAACCTGGTAGCTATTGGTTCCGGTGGTAATATCAACAAGGTTTTCTCCCTTTCAAAGCGTAAAGAAGGTAAACCACTCTCCATTCAAACATTAAAAGATTACCTGAAGGAATTTAGTAGTTTCTCCGTGGAAGAACGGATTCATGTTTATAACCTGCGCGAAGACAGGGCCGATGTAATCGTTCCCGCACTCCAGATTTATGTCAATATCATGAGATGGGGAAATATAGAAGAAATCTACGTTCCCAAAATTGGCCTGGCCGATGGATTGATTCACGCGTTATACAATGAAATTAGCGCCCACAGCTAA
- the ppk1 gene encoding polyphosphate kinase 1 yields the protein MRLDTNEAIASLTVDLDKDLQLLRKKLRRQMPAKKKIIVRDLSWLSFNARVLQEAADSNVPLRERLRFLAIFSNNLDEFFRVRVATLKRMTSIGKSAKMHLEENPDKILEEIQTTVIHQQQEFNRIYKEIIDELAAQKIFIKTEKQLNREQQKFVLNYFNDEVRTNIIPLMIESIQNFPNLRDKSIYLAAVLAKEDNSIRQKFALIEIPTKLLPRFIILPSKDGEHNIILLEDVIRFCLPNIFSYFGYDKFTAHIIKVTRDAELDIDNDLSTSVIHQLEKGIKARRKGKPVRFVYDKDIDPILLEYLMRRMGLSKKDNLIPGQRIHNFKDFMDFPASVFHHKLHLRKSFIHPLFINAPSVMHVIQKQDVMLHFPYQSFDTIIDLLRESAIDPNVKTIKITAYRLAKESKVANALINAARNGKDVTVVIELRARFDEEANLKWKSRFEEEGIRVLIGVPGMKVHAKVCVIKKRVGNKTIQCGFVSTGNLNESTARFYGDHCLLTANRAIMADINRIFKYLESPKHDLDILATCTMMPASPYNMRKFFTRLIDKEIRNVKNKKAAGITIKMNSLSDEFMILKLYEAAKEGVPIRMVTRGICCAYTHNKHWKENMEAVSIVDEYLEHARVAIFHNEGKPKVYISSADWMVRNLDHRVEAAVPILDPGIQQELIDIMNIQFEDNVKARILDNHQKNEYKRRPGKKIQAQVEIYKYLHEKSTKLEAQNY from the coding sequence ATGAGATTGGATACCAATGAAGCGATAGCTTCTTTGACTGTTGATTTAGACAAAGATCTACAGCTACTCAGAAAAAAATTGAGAAGGCAAATGCCCGCAAAGAAAAAGATTATTGTTAGAGACCTCAGTTGGCTATCATTCAACGCCCGTGTTTTGCAGGAAGCTGCCGATTCAAATGTTCCGCTGCGTGAACGGCTCCGTTTCTTGGCTATCTTCTCGAATAACCTCGATGAATTTTTCCGCGTACGCGTCGCTACCCTGAAAAGGATGACCAGTATCGGCAAATCGGCCAAGATGCACCTGGAAGAAAATCCGGACAAGATACTGGAAGAGATTCAAACGACCGTAATTCACCAGCAACAGGAGTTTAACCGTATTTACAAGGAAATTATCGATGAGCTTGCCGCTCAGAAAATATTTATTAAAACGGAAAAACAGCTCAACCGGGAACAACAGAAGTTCGTACTCAATTACTTCAACGATGAAGTGAGAACAAATATCATCCCGCTGATGATTGAAAGTATCCAGAATTTCCCGAACCTCCGCGATAAATCGATCTACTTGGCAGCCGTACTGGCCAAGGAAGATAACAGTATCCGGCAGAAGTTCGCGTTAATCGAAATCCCTACCAAGTTATTACCACGGTTCATCATCCTTCCGTCGAAAGATGGCGAACATAATATAATCTTGTTGGAAGATGTGATCCGCTTTTGTTTGCCGAATATATTCTCGTATTTCGGCTACGATAAATTTACGGCACACATCATCAAGGTTACCAGGGATGCCGAGCTGGATATCGATAACGACTTGTCTACCAGCGTGATCCACCAACTTGAGAAAGGAATTAAAGCCCGGAGGAAAGGGAAACCGGTTCGTTTTGTTTATGATAAAGATATAGACCCGATCCTGCTGGAATACTTGATGCGGCGGATGGGCTTGAGCAAGAAAGATAACCTCATTCCCGGTCAACGGATCCACAATTTCAAGGACTTTATGGATTTCCCGGCGAGCGTTTTCCACCATAAGCTCCACCTGCGGAAGTCCTTCATCCACCCTTTATTTATAAATGCGCCCAGCGTGATGCATGTGATCCAAAAGCAGGATGTCATGCTGCATTTCCCGTACCAGTCTTTCGATACTATTATCGATTTATTGAGGGAGTCGGCCATCGACCCGAACGTGAAAACGATCAAGATAACAGCATACAGGTTAGCAAAAGAATCGAAAGTGGCCAATGCACTGATTAATGCCGCGAGAAACGGGAAAGATGTAACCGTTGTCATCGAACTAAGGGCACGTTTCGATGAAGAAGCCAACCTGAAATGGAAAAGTCGTTTCGAAGAAGAAGGTATACGGGTACTCATCGGCGTACCGGGGATGAAAGTACATGCGAAAGTATGCGTCATCAAGAAACGTGTTGGAAACAAGACGATACAATGCGGGTTCGTAAGTACCGGGAACTTGAACGAGTCTACTGCCAGGTTTTACGGCGATCATTGCCTACTCACCGCGAATAGGGCTATCATGGCCGATATAAACAGGATATTCAAATACCTCGAAAGTCCCAAACATGACCTGGACATTTTAGCGACCTGCACCATGATGCCGGCAAGTCCTTATAATATGAGGAAATTCTTTACCCGGTTGATAGATAAGGAAATCAGGAACGTGAAAAATAAGAAAGCTGCCGGTATCACGATCAAGATGAACTCCCTGAGCGACGAATTTATGATCCTGAAATTATACGAAGCAGCCAAGGAAGGTGTGCCTATCAGGATGGTGACCCGCGGGATCTGCTGCGCCTACACGCATAACAAACATTGGAAGGAAAATATGGAGGCTGTGAGTATCGTGGATGAATATTTGGAGCATGCCCGGGTGGCCATATTTCATAATGAAGGTAAACCGAAGGTATATATATCATCGGCAGATTGGATGGTGCGTAACTTGGATCACCGCGTGGAAGCCGCGGTGCCTATCCTGGATCCAGGTATCCAGCAGGAGTTGATCGATATCATGAATATCCAATTTGAAGATAATGTGAAGGCCCGGATATTAGATAACCACCAGAAAAATGAATACAAGCGCAGGCCCGGTAAAAAGATACAAGCACAAGTTGAAATATATAAGTACCTCCATGAAAAATCTACTAAATTAGAGGCTCAAAATTATTAA
- a CDS encoding transposase, which yields MSKKERRSYDKSFKLMAVELRRSGKPAVTVAKELGIAAEMLRRWTREFSVHDTRSFPGNGKQDLTLEQKEIQALKKALQEAELENRILKKAVSIFSREDNKYSGS from the coding sequence ATGAGTAAAAAAGAAAGAAGGAGTTATGATAAATCCTTCAAACTGATGGCAGTAGAATTGCGCAGAAGTGGCAAGCCAGCCGTAACTGTTGCAAAAGAATTGGGTATAGCTGCGGAAATGCTTCGTCGCTGGACCAGGGAGTTCAGTGTACATGACACCCGTAGTTTTCCTGGCAATGGAAAACAGGATCTGACACTGGAGCAAAAGGAAATCCAGGCCCTGAAGAAAGCACTCCAGGAAGCAGAATTGGAAAATCGGATACTAAAAAAGGCAGTGAGCATTTTCTCCAGGGAAGACAACAAATATTCAGGTTCATAA
- a CDS encoding YeeE/YedE family protein, whose protein sequence is MNILKEPWPWYIAGPLIGLIVPALLLAGNKTFGISSVFRHMCAACLPAGIKFFQYDWKSQRWNMLFVAGIVIGAAIATQVGDVSRVDVSAGTLAWLQRYGIQDSTGLLPGEIFSWQQLFSWPGLFFFAIGGFLVGFGTRYAGGCTSGHSIMGIASLQWPSLVATICFMAGGFFTVNILMPLILKMI, encoded by the coding sequence ATGAATATCCTGAAGGAACCGTGGCCTTGGTATATTGCCGGCCCTTTAATTGGTTTAATAGTTCCGGCTTTGTTATTGGCGGGTAATAAAACATTCGGTATTTCCTCCGTCTTCCGGCATATGTGTGCGGCTTGCCTTCCCGCCGGGATAAAATTCTTCCAATATGACTGGAAATCGCAACGATGGAATATGCTTTTCGTGGCAGGCATCGTAATAGGTGCAGCCATAGCAACCCAGGTAGGAGATGTTTCGAGGGTGGATGTAAGCGCAGGCACATTAGCTTGGTTGCAGCGATACGGTATACAAGACAGTACAGGTTTACTACCGGGAGAAATATTTTCCTGGCAGCAGCTATTCAGTTGGCCGGGGCTCTTCTTTTTTGCAATAGGCGGTTTCCTGGTGGGTTTCGGTACACGTTACGCGGGTGGCTGTACCTCCGGGCATTCTATTATGGGTATCGCGAGTTTACAATGGCCCTCATTGGTAGCAACGATTTGCTTTATGGCAGGGGGATTTTTTACAGTGAATATCTTGATGCCTTTAATCCTTAAGATGATATAG
- a CDS encoding DUF6691 family protein produces MKYIKFLLLGVLFGFALVKSEVMSWYRIQEMFRLESFHMYGIIGSAIVVGMFSIWIIKKLKMKSIEGESIVIPKKEFSKGNVYGGLIFGLGWGITGACPGPLFAQVGSGYTVVLVTIFFATIGTWVYGKWKERLPH; encoded by the coding sequence ATGAAATATATAAAGTTCTTGTTATTGGGCGTATTATTCGGCTTTGCCTTGGTAAAAAGTGAAGTCATGTCATGGTATAGGATACAGGAGATGTTCCGATTGGAGTCCTTCCATATGTATGGCATTATTGGCAGCGCTATTGTTGTAGGGATGTTTAGCATCTGGATCATTAAGAAATTAAAAATGAAATCCATTGAGGGGGAGTCTATTGTCATACCGAAAAAGGAATTTAGCAAAGGGAATGTTTACGGTGGTTTAATATTCGGATTGGGCTGGGGAATTACCGGCGCTTGCCCGGGACCGTTGTTCGCGCAGGTAGGCTCTGGCTATACCGTGGTTTTAGTAACCATCTTTTTCGCAACAATAGGAACCTGGGTATATGGTAAATGGAAGGAGCGGCTACCACATTAA